A single Chryseobacterium sp. DNA region contains:
- a CDS encoding SDR family NAD(P)-dependent oxidoreductase, with amino-acid sequence MKNIIDLKNKVVLVTGATGGLGQNICLSLAQCGAIPVVHYNSNSQEADNLVEKIKALGINTLSIKADIRIESEVKMLTKTIVEKFGRIDCLVNNAGILLRGFLAMQSLEKYKDAVDINLLGNFLVSKYVTQIMISQKYGSIVNVSSAAGMGGLKGQGVYSSTKGALNSLTVVMAKEMSDFNVRVNAVAPGFIATGMLEKATKQDEKYKEIIPLKRFGEASEVSSVVLFLLSDAASYMTGQVLVIDGGLLIS; translated from the coding sequence ATGAAAAATATTATTGATTTAAAAAATAAGGTCGTGTTGGTAACAGGAGCTACCGGAGGCTTGGGTCAGAATATATGTCTTAGTCTTGCTCAATGCGGAGCAATACCTGTTGTGCATTATAATTCCAATTCGCAGGAAGCTGATAATCTGGTTGAAAAAATAAAAGCCCTTGGTATTAATACATTAAGTATTAAAGCTGATATACGTATTGAAAGTGAAGTCAAAATGTTGACCAAAACGATCGTAGAAAAATTTGGACGAATAGATTGTCTGGTGAATAATGCTGGTATTCTTTTGAGAGGGTTCCTTGCGATGCAGTCTCTTGAAAAATATAAAGATGCTGTTGATATCAATTTGCTCGGAAATTTTTTAGTGAGCAAATATGTTACACAAATAATGATCAGCCAGAAATATGGTTCAATCGTTAACGTCAGTTCTGCTGCCGGCATGGGAGGACTAAAAGGGCAAGGGGTATACAGTTCCACAAAAGGAGCTTTAAATTCTCTGACTGTTGTGATGGCAAAAGAAATGTCTGACTTCAATGTCAGAGTAAATGCTGTTGCTCCCGGATTTATTGCCACCGGAATGTTGGAAAAAGCTACAAAACAAGATGAAAAATATAAGGAGATAATCCCTCTTAAAAGGTTTGGGGAAGCATCAGAAGTTTCTTCAGTTGTTTTATTTCTATTATCTGATGCAGCCAGTTATATGACTGGTCAGGTTTTGGTTATAGATGGCGGCCTGCTAATATCATAA
- a CDS encoding acyl carrier protein yields the protein MNSQERKKVIKDLIVSRLNLKITASEIKDDAMLFVPEEENGIGLDSVDALELAVSINNTFDVTISDDDMSIFNSVNSINDFVEKQLQVEL from the coding sequence ATGAACTCACAAGAAAGAAAGAAAGTTATTAAGGATTTAATCGTAAGTAGATTAAACCTAAAAATTACAGCATCAGAAATTAAGGATGATGCCATGTTATTTGTACCTGAAGAAGAAAATGGGATCGGGCTGGATTCAGTGGATGCCTTAGAGCTTGCAGTGTCAATCAACAATACCTTCGACGTTACCATTAGTGATGATGATATGTCTATTTTTAATTCTGTCAATTCAATAAATGATTTTGTTGAAAAACAATTACAGGTTGAACTATAG
- the acpS gene encoding holo-ACP synthase: MVIGTDIIKISRIKTLIDRENGNALDFILTPHERAMKKSSHSIAGIFAAKEALLKAFGVGFSRGLGRLLEIEVKHDPYGKPFIITSGIVKEIQENKEIRNIELSISHDGDYCVAFVVCL, translated from the coding sequence ATGGTAATTGGTACAGACATCATTAAAATTTCCAGAATTAAAACACTCATCGACAGGGAGAATGGAAATGCATTGGATTTTATTCTCACTCCCCATGAAAGAGCAATGAAAAAGAGTTCTCATTCTATAGCAGGAATCTTTGCCGCAAAAGAAGCTCTTCTCAAGGCATTTGGAGTAGGTTTTTCCAGGGGGCTTGGCCGTCTGCTGGAAATTGAAGTGAAACATGATCCATATGGTAAACCTTTTATTATTACCTCTGGAATAGTAAAGGAAATCCAGGAAAATAAAGAAATCCGGAATATCGAACTGAGCATATCTCATGATGGAGATTACTGTGTGGCATTTGTCGTCTGTCTGTGA
- a CDS encoding NAD(P)/FAD-dependent oxidoreductase, producing MSTKLNVYDVIIIGSGLGSIACASFIAQMYNLKVLVVEQNKQAGGLSQAIVTDQDVELEIGIHQVGELEADSIFSKLMSYISDGKSSWRRLPDTFIKFHFPDFVYEVTAGEADQIYKLSRLFPSEEVNIHQYYRDIEQITKWYRNFTTESLNNDKSRMLKLLDLKPGKMAMMTTEAYLNHRFTNEKLKSLIASHWTDYGLPPQMSAFLKHAILVNNHKNGVYYPNFGSTQLIDSISDTIINNGGEFVFNSRVEEIIYEGKTAHSVTILNEITNEKTVLGANIIISGIGLYNTYGKLLDKNLAPEKLNALNGFKRQGVSFIKLFATLKSDPQSVGADQSLSWVYPGYDHNQNFKGRKALSKELISQFSISFPSLKKDRTTKHSMKINTLVDYDTFMEWLGNDELGENYKRIKQEIGESLLNAAEKLYPGLTELVDNWDLYTPMSATRDTKHYKGNIFGIPDTPERYMNLDFNCFTPLENVYVTGSDITTSGVYGAILSGALTASAAFKDKQFFLKVIQKVSLDKIKNKV from the coding sequence ATGAGCACCAAATTAAATGTATATGATGTAATTATTATTGGTTCTGGATTGGGTTCCATTGCCTGTGCGAGCTTTATTGCCCAGATGTATAATCTCAAAGTACTTGTTGTTGAGCAGAATAAGCAGGCAGGCGGATTGTCTCAGGCAATTGTGACCGATCAGGATGTTGAACTTGAAATTGGTATTCATCAGGTCGGCGAGTTGGAAGCAGACTCCATATTTTCAAAGCTGATGTCCTACATAAGTGATGGTAAAAGTAGCTGGAGAAGGCTACCTGATACATTTATAAAATTCCATTTTCCGGATTTCGTGTATGAAGTGACTGCCGGAGAGGCTGATCAAATCTATAAACTTTCTCGATTATTCCCTTCAGAGGAAGTGAATATTCACCAGTATTATAGAGATATAGAGCAGATTACAAAATGGTACAGAAATTTTACAACAGAATCATTGAATAATGATAAGTCCAGAATGTTGAAGTTGCTTGATCTGAAACCCGGAAAAATGGCAATGATGACTACCGAGGCATATTTGAATCATCGCTTTACCAATGAAAAATTAAAAAGTTTAATTGCCAGTCATTGGACAGACTATGGGTTACCACCTCAAATGAGCGCATTTTTAAAGCATGCAATATTAGTGAATAATCATAAAAATGGAGTTTACTACCCGAATTTTGGATCAACTCAACTTATTGATTCAATTTCAGATACAATAATAAATAATGGAGGAGAATTCGTTTTTAATTCTCGGGTAGAAGAAATTATATATGAAGGTAAAACAGCTCATTCTGTTACGATTCTAAACGAAATAACCAACGAAAAAACTGTTTTAGGAGCCAACATTATTATTTCGGGAATAGGGCTGTACAATACGTATGGAAAGTTATTAGATAAAAATTTAGCCCCGGAGAAACTTAATGCTCTTAATGGATTTAAAAGGCAAGGGGTGAGCTTTATCAAATTATTTGCAACATTAAAGTCTGATCCTCAATCTGTAGGTGCTGATCAATCTCTTTCCTGGGTATATCCCGGATATGATCATAACCAGAATTTTAAAGGAAGAAAAGCTCTTTCCAAAGAACTTATTTCTCAATTTTCAATATCATTTCCTTCTCTGAAAAAAGACAGAACGACTAAGCATAGTATGAAGATCAATACTTTAGTTGATTATGATACATTCATGGAATGGCTGGGTAATGATGAGCTTGGAGAGAATTATAAAAGAATAAAGCAAGAAATAGGTGAATCTCTGTTGAACGCAGCTGAAAAACTTTATCCAGGGTTAACAGAACTGGTAGATAATTGGGATCTATATACTCCAATGTCTGCAACGCGTGATACGAAACATTATAAAGGCAATATTTTCGGAATACCTGATACCCCCGAGCGATATATGAATCTGGATTTTAATTGTTTTACTCCTTTGGAAAACGTCTATGTTACCGGTTCGGATATTACTACGTCTGGCGTTTATGGTGCAATTTTAAGTGGTGCATTGACCGCATCTGCTGCCTTTAAAGATAAACAGTTCTTTTTAAAGGTTATTCAGAAAGTGTCCTTAGACAAAATAAAAAATAAAGTATAG
- a CDS encoding TonB-dependent receptor encodes MAGKVVDKEGNPISSAGIYIKDSYDGTSSLADGTFSFKTSLEGKQVITIELNDFKSIEEPIELTTDVLNLKYVLSKEEKIKTIEAVSIVAGSFDASDAKKSIALKPMDIVTTPSAGGDIYGALSTLPGTQTVGETGKLFVRGGDDYEARTFIDGLQVESPYQQRPGGIPTKGRFSPLLFSGTLFSTGGYSAEYGQALSSVVLLKTDAAPANDKLNINLYSIGLGVAGTKKMEKSAYIAAFDYTDLGPYFKLVPQTTNWEKAPKTISGSLNIINNTGNGGVSKTLISYNDDRSSLYYPYYGYNKPNVLLSLTNKNLFIKNSFRTRLNEKTILNTGIGFGMDKNDLRLDSLAIKDELFSGQIKVTLAHTISEKVKLSYGGDLFIKNFTERIKIDESQQNLKFNDLQTAFFTETEYNVSPKMAFKLGLRAENTTLGEDFMLMPRASVAYRLSEKNQLSAAYGMFYQNPQFQYLKFTDKLTPEKASHFILNYQYKNKGRLLRLEAFYKEYKNLITYKVENFPDPANYDNNGYGYAKGFDFFYRDNESIKNGDFWISYSYLDTKKLYRDYLLYSTPIYFSKHNFSFVYKQWISSIKSFIGMSYTYASGRPYYDPNKPADLFLSDKTKPYHNLSLNYSYDLSGITKIPVTLYASVSNIFGSHNVFGYNNAFNSATKKYDLIPMVSQANMFYLLALFINL; translated from the coding sequence GTGGCAGGGAAAGTAGTTGATAAGGAAGGTAATCCGATCTCTTCGGCTGGTATATATATCAAAGACAGTTATGATGGGACAAGCTCATTAGCTGACGGAACATTTAGTTTTAAAACCAGCTTGGAAGGAAAGCAGGTTATTACTATAGAATTAAATGATTTTAAATCAATAGAAGAACCGATAGAGCTGACCACAGATGTCTTGAATCTGAAATATGTTTTATCTAAAGAGGAAAAAATAAAAACCATAGAAGCTGTTTCAATTGTAGCCGGTTCTTTTGATGCCAGTGATGCAAAAAAATCTATTGCTTTAAAGCCTATGGATATTGTTACAACTCCAAGTGCTGGAGGGGATATTTATGGAGCATTGTCTACTTTACCGGGAACACAAACTGTCGGTGAAACAGGTAAATTATTTGTTCGTGGAGGGGATGATTATGAAGCAAGAACATTTATTGACGGACTTCAGGTAGAATCTCCTTATCAGCAAAGACCAGGAGGAATCCCCACAAAAGGCAGGTTTTCTCCTTTATTATTTTCTGGAACGCTTTTCAGTACAGGAGGATACTCGGCTGAATACGGACAGGCACTTTCATCAGTGGTTTTATTAAAGACGGATGCTGCACCGGCAAACGATAAACTAAATATCAATCTCTATTCCATTGGTCTTGGAGTAGCAGGAACAAAAAAGATGGAAAAGTCGGCGTATATAGCAGCCTTTGATTATACTGATCTGGGGCCTTACTTTAAGCTGGTTCCACAAACTACGAATTGGGAAAAAGCTCCAAAAACAATTTCAGGCTCATTGAATATAATTAATAATACAGGTAACGGCGGGGTGAGTAAAACACTGATCTCCTATAACGATGACCGTTCATCTTTATATTATCCGTATTATGGGTATAATAAACCCAACGTATTATTATCCCTTACTAATAAAAATCTTTTTATTAAAAATTCATTCCGAACCCGTTTGAACGAAAAGACGATACTGAATACGGGAATAGGATTTGGGATGGATAAAAATGATCTGCGACTAGATAGTCTGGCTATTAAAGACGAGCTTTTCTCAGGACAGATTAAAGTTACACTGGCTCATACTATTTCAGAAAAAGTGAAACTCAGCTATGGTGGAGATCTTTTTATAAAAAACTTTACCGAACGCATTAAAATTGATGAATCGCAACAAAATTTAAAATTTAATGATTTGCAAACTGCCTTTTTTACTGAAACAGAATATAATGTTTCTCCAAAAATGGCTTTTAAATTAGGACTAAGGGCAGAAAATACTACACTTGGAGAAGATTTCATGCTAATGCCCAGAGCTTCTGTTGCTTATCGTTTATCAGAAAAAAACCAACTTTCTGCGGCTTACGGAATGTTTTATCAAAATCCTCAATTTCAATATCTTAAATTTACTGATAAACTTACTCCTGAAAAAGCTTCACATTTTATCTTAAATTATCAATACAAGAATAAAGGCAGGCTTCTAAGACTGGAGGCTTTCTATAAAGAATATAAAAATCTGATTACTTATAAGGTTGAAAATTTTCCTGACCCTGCTAACTATGATAATAATGGATATGGCTATGCAAAAGGATTTGACTTTTTTTATCGCGACAACGAATCTATCAAAAATGGAGATTTCTGGATCAGCTACTCCTATTTAGATACCAAAAAACTATATCGTGATTATTTACTGTATTCTACACCTATATATTTTTCAAAACACAATTTTAGTTTTGTTTATAAACAGTGGATTTCGTCTATAAAAAGTTTTATAGGAATGTCATATACCTATGCAAGTGGGAGACCTTATTATGACCCTAATAAACCCGCGGATCTTTTTCTGTCTGATAAAACAAAACCTTATCATAATTTAAGCCTCAACTATTCATATGATCTATCGGGTATTACAAAAATTCCCGTTACACTGTATGCTTCGGTAAGTAATATTTTTGGGAGCCACAATGTTTTCGGGTATAATAATGCATTTAATTCGGCAACAAAAAAGTATGATTTAATTCCAATGGTGTCGCAGGCAAACATGTTCTATCTATTAGCTCTATTCATAAATTTATAA
- a CDS encoding beta-ketoacyl synthase N-terminal-like domain-containing protein, producing MKEKIVISGLGVYCSIGKSVDELVESLAESKLGFDYVDEFHTEGYRNTNAGVIKDIENINSLTGLRSSLILKPSIYQAIEDSHIFDIEVDRSRISISVGTSLTGYGGFVTCLFERHYQEKNEKYQSSLNEHMKIDYLESINNIPGTLLATEIAMEYDISGILSSSITACSASGNAMAIAVDTIRNGLADVVIVGAVDPLSELTYMGFHTLRAMSPGQPKPLDKNREGLLIGEGSGCIIIESESHAKARGAKIYAEIAGYGLSNDAYHATQPHPEGEGGVLAMKIALNEADLSSDEIQYINMHGTGTKHNDQAELKAVERVFGERLKHIPISSSKSMIGHTLGAAGCIEAVICILSLHHNFLPPSLNFETPIAEFDYQVVTATKSQELNVVMNNSFGFGGNGASFILKNNSLNCMDTKAFRTKLLIEKLSKIYPDNFSQSLIDITSAEYQKILIIAPHADDEVIGCGAAIEYFAQKGAYIIVLIVTQESNRSIAKSYDYVPQQRIEESYEAQSVLGYDELIYFDFPELMLKSDNHLQKRFCLELDKLILTYQPDSIFIPNRDEMHPDHQIIGKLAEEVILKGLNNKSFQQLEATVVYEIWGPVMMNSFLEITDTAYAKKITGIQCYQSQLASVDYEKIIECIGISRGKDLVNAWSHEPDRKFKIVEGYRLCNYKEN from the coding sequence ATGAAAGAGAAAATTGTAATATCCGGTTTAGGCGTTTACTGCTCAATCGGAAAAAGTGTTGATGAATTGGTTGAATCACTGGCAGAATCAAAACTTGGGTTTGATTATGTCGATGAATTTCATACCGAGGGATATAGAAATACGAACGCTGGAGTAATCAAAGATATTGAGAATATTAATTCTCTCACTGGTCTTCGTTCTTCGCTTATCCTGAAGCCTTCTATATATCAGGCAATTGAAGATTCCCATATATTTGATATAGAAGTCGATCGCTCCCGAATATCCATTTCTGTAGGAACTTCCCTCACAGGATACGGAGGTTTTGTAACATGCTTATTTGAACGCCATTATCAGGAAAAAAATGAAAAGTATCAATCTTCATTAAATGAACATATGAAGATTGATTACCTGGAATCAATCAATAATATCCCCGGAACACTGCTGGCGACAGAAATCGCCATGGAGTATGATATATCCGGAATATTGTCATCTTCTATAACCGCATGCAGTGCGAGTGGAAATGCTATGGCAATAGCAGTGGATACCATCAGAAACGGATTAGCTGATGTTGTTATCGTAGGAGCTGTTGATCCTCTATCTGAATTAACTTATATGGGATTCCATACATTAAGAGCAATGTCTCCGGGTCAGCCAAAACCGTTGGATAAAAACAGAGAAGGGCTGTTGATTGGTGAAGGGTCCGGATGTATCATTATTGAAAGTGAGTCACACGCTAAGGCACGTGGTGCAAAAATATATGCAGAAATAGCCGGTTATGGATTAAGCAATGATGCCTATCATGCTACCCAACCTCACCCTGAAGGAGAGGGAGGAGTATTGGCGATGAAGATTGCCTTGAATGAAGCAGACCTTAGCTCCGACGAAATTCAGTACATCAACATGCATGGAACAGGAACCAAACATAATGATCAGGCTGAATTAAAAGCAGTTGAACGTGTTTTCGGAGAAAGGTTAAAACATATACCAATAAGCTCATCAAAATCAATGATTGGACATACCTTAGGTGCGGCAGGCTGTATTGAAGCAGTAATCTGTATCCTTTCTTTACATCATAATTTTCTTCCCCCAAGCTTAAATTTTGAAACACCTATTGCTGAGTTTGATTATCAGGTGGTGACTGCAACAAAGAGTCAGGAACTTAATGTTGTTATGAACAATTCATTTGGCTTCGGAGGAAACGGGGCGTCATTTATTTTAAAAAATAATTCGCTCAATTGTATGGATACAAAAGCATTTAGGACAAAGCTGTTAATTGAAAAGCTGTCTAAAATATATCCGGATAACTTTTCTCAGAGTTTGATTGATATTACATCAGCAGAATATCAAAAAATACTGATAATAGCACCCCATGCTGATGATGAAGTTATTGGATGTGGTGCTGCAATTGAATATTTTGCTCAAAAAGGAGCCTATATAATAGTCCTGATTGTGACTCAAGAAAGCAACCGATCCATCGCTAAATCTTATGATTATGTACCTCAACAGAGAATAGAGGAAAGTTATGAGGCTCAGTCTGTTTTGGGGTATGATGAATTGATTTATTTCGATTTTCCGGAACTTATGCTTAAAAGTGATAACCATTTGCAGAAGCGGTTTTGTCTGGAGTTGGATAAATTGATATTAACATATCAGCCCGATTCTATTTTTATTCCAAATAGGGATGAAATGCATCCGGATCATCAGATTATTGGGAAACTTGCGGAGGAGGTTATATTGAAAGGATTAAACAATAAGAGTTTTCAGCAACTTGAGGCAACAGTTGTTTATGAAATCTGGGGTCCGGTTATGATGAATTCTTTTCTTGAAATTACTGATACTGCGTATGCGAAAAAAATAACAGGGATTCAATGTTATCAATCTCAACTGGCATCAGTGGATTACGAAAAGATTATCGAATGTATCGGGATATCCAGAGGTAAAGATCTTGTGAATGCATGGTCTCATGAACCAGACCGTAAATTTAAAATAGTAGAAGGCTACAGACTTTGTAATTATAAAGAAAATTAA
- a CDS encoding glycosyltransferase family 2 protein: MSEIMFSVVICSYNKSRSLAAVLTNMNRLVKENNDSSFEVVVVVDGSTDDTLEAIKALSIQYPIRVFHIENSGLSNARNFGIEKSLGSYVLFCDDDVIFHPNYFSNLTTAVQQYPEHVHIGNLTNIGKEYSPEIVDKLLQNEDIDYDKLEEKQNYHVFFEAVKQLFFYQNEQDDFTTAIWWAVVTGGNLCIPKHYFETCGKFDSNIKGWGPEDADLCYRLFLKGAKAAYNSRCLLYHLDHPRDLKAIYDTMTKNAVYFIKKYQKPKELYSYLNFTNGKLSLCDFNDMCCDLYGMKKVNIPSFSMSMKDYSGREQFLKHQS; the protein is encoded by the coding sequence ATGTCGGAAATCATGTTTAGTGTCGTGATATGCAGCTATAATAAATCACGCTCATTAGCTGCCGTGTTAACCAATATGAATAGGTTGGTTAAAGAAAACAATGACAGCTCATTCGAAGTTGTTGTTGTAGTTGATGGCTCAACAGATGATACATTAGAAGCGATCAAGGCACTTTCTATACAATATCCGATTCGGGTATTTCATATTGAAAATTCCGGTTTGTCCAACGCCAGAAATTTTGGGATAGAGAAGAGCCTTGGCAGTTATGTACTTTTTTGTGATGATGATGTTATATTCCATCCTAATTACTTCAGCAATCTTACAACTGCAGTTCAACAGTATCCTGAACATGTTCATATCGGAAACCTTACAAACATTGGTAAAGAATACTCACCTGAAATTGTTGATAAGCTTTTACAGAACGAAGACATTGATTATGATAAACTAGAAGAAAAGCAAAACTATCATGTCTTTTTTGAGGCTGTGAAACAACTTTTCTTTTACCAGAATGAGCAAGATGATTTTACTACCGCTATATGGTGGGCAGTAGTGACAGGAGGAAATTTATGCATCCCTAAGCATTATTTTGAGACATGCGGCAAGTTCGATAGTAATATAAAAGGTTGGGGTCCTGAAGATGCTGATCTTTGTTACCGGCTCTTTCTGAAAGGGGCAAAAGCTGCTTATAACAGTCGGTGTCTATTGTATCATTTGGATCATCCACGAGATTTAAAAGCCATCTATGATACGATGACAAAAAATGCGGTCTATTTTATAAAAAAATATCAAAAGCCTAAAGAGTTATACAGCTATCTAAATTTCACTAATGGCAAACTCTCTTTGTGTGATTTTAATGATATGTGCTGTGATTTGTATGGAATGAAAAAAGTAAATATTCCTTCGTTTTCAATGAGTATGAAAGATTATTCAGGTAGAGAGCAATTTTTAAAACACCAATCATGA
- a CDS encoding DUF4872 domain-containing protein, which yields MMVTELYKRNYLPGFDCRMATFRNNLAYYGYNFSNGMMLGLSGCLSFIYSKPEGNRIPYYTILGITDQTLEGLSSVFDSYLIYGNCSFDRSDVLTLLKTNLEKNIVINAAINRPLLNHIRKGNDLKYFVFNSSYTGFHFVTITGLKDDKITFFETDYSKPLEYDVDTFINLWFYDTIHNRASYDSSQACNGKYYTIHPPKFDPHKNKNALLFLIEKVTNNFFTEGKYYHNGVQALHDFFEDITTWRHSADKNCAINSIFYIKILEMNLSGGGFGRRLYSSFLAEVAEIIDDNTLKSIAREFKETSKLWTSFINAISSPETINSLMSGQLDLFESLAEAHSTAIITAETNQFTHLNNWIKLKN from the coding sequence ATGATGGTAACAGAATTATATAAACGAAACTATTTGCCTGGGTTTGATTGCAGAATGGCAACGTTTAGGAATAACCTGGCTTACTATGGTTATAATTTTTCAAATGGTATGATGCTCGGACTTTCAGGGTGTTTATCTTTTATTTATTCAAAACCTGAAGGAAACAGAATTCCCTATTATACGATTTTAGGAATCACAGACCAGACTCTGGAAGGACTATCATCTGTTTTTGACAGCTATCTTATTTATGGAAACTGCTCTTTTGATAGATCAGATGTGTTGACTTTGTTAAAAACAAATCTTGAGAAAAATATAGTAATTAATGCTGCAATCAATCGTCCTTTGCTCAATCATATAAGAAAGGGAAATGATTTGAAATATTTTGTTTTCAATTCCAGTTACACAGGATTTCACTTTGTAACGATAACAGGTTTAAAAGATGATAAGATTACATTTTTTGAAACTGATTATTCAAAACCATTAGAATATGACGTAGATACATTTATTAATTTGTGGTTTTATGATACGATACACAATAGAGCATCATATGATTCCAGTCAAGCTTGTAACGGGAAGTATTATACAATTCATCCTCCAAAATTTGACCCTCATAAAAATAAAAATGCGTTACTGTTCCTAATTGAAAAGGTAACCAACAACTTTTTTACTGAAGGAAAATATTACCATAATGGTGTACAGGCATTGCATGACTTTTTTGAAGATATTACAACATGGAGACACAGTGCTGATAAAAATTGCGCTATAAATAGCATCTTCTATATTAAAATTCTGGAAATGAATTTAAGTGGCGGTGGATTTGGACGAAGGTTATATAGCTCATTTCTGGCAGAAGTTGCAGAGATTATAGATGATAATACATTGAAGTCTATCGCAAGAGAGTTCAAAGAAACTTCCAAATTATGGACAAGCTTTATTAACGCTATTTCATCTCCGGAAACAATCAACAGCCTTATGTCGGGTCAACTTGATTTGTTCGAGTCATTGGCAGAGGCTCATTCAACGGCCATCATTACTGCAGAAACCAATCAATTTACTCATTTAAATAACTGGATAAAATTAAAAAATTAG
- a CDS encoding thioesterase family protein, giving the protein MIISKTLELNEILIKPRFCEIDSLLIVHHSRFIPWVEEANFNFVEQVLNISRKQLFEIDLYNPIHKLEFMYKNNVKWDDELIVSTVMEYNQFALFTMHNTISCRKNPSKIFATAKISLLIANKELKLKLLMPDFYLSKIKQAEKVYPQYFIKSDHVQQSK; this is encoded by the coding sequence ATGATTATCTCTAAAACACTTGAATTGAACGAAATTTTAATTAAACCTAGATTTTGTGAAATAGATTCCCTTTTAATTGTTCATCATTCCAGATTTATACCCTGGGTTGAAGAGGCTAATTTTAATTTTGTAGAACAGGTATTGAATATTTCTCGCAAGCAATTATTTGAAATTGATCTGTATAATCCTATCCATAAGTTGGAGTTTATGTACAAAAACAATGTGAAATGGGACGATGAGCTTATAGTAAGCACAGTAATGGAATACAATCAATTTGCTTTGTTCACAATGCACAATACGATTAGTTGCAGGAAAAACCCATCCAAAATTTTTGCTACAGCAAAGATTTCCCTTCTGATTGCAAACAAAGAACTGAAATTAAAGCTATTGATGCCTGATTTTTATCTTTCCAAAATTAAACAGGCAGAAAAAGTATATCCCCAATATTTTATAAAATCTGATCATGTACAACAGTCAAAATGA
- a CDS encoding DUF4872 domain-containing protein: MEHTPVIINDYQHKPGGSCIVTALSGMYRHNGLDFGPEQIIGLGSGLQFAYGYNPFEKNYRIEFISSQLFYSLLSNTGTYGEEFEFSDQEKSLTRVFELIDSNMPVPVMMDPLYCEGLMKRTSKEFIKYIPSHMMVVYGYDLSSGQIFLYDSPQFNPISMKINDFVKARCSGPTLPTNKHMEFYFPETIFPYHMSVKLAIRKVISVYKYSEKHLAHKSGFQAIDRFTGNVKNWREIFTDAEIIDNARLFMMGVTNGHATKGAFRTQYSIFLSEASERIDSNGFYQSSQIYYDLGKLWIEFQKCLNILIKDPGTHEIWKDKSSFYQLLDEINEKEKLAINVLEKELISN; encoded by the coding sequence ATGGAACATACTCCAGTAATAATAAACGATTATCAGCATAAGCCGGGCGGGTCTTGTATAGTAACTGCATTAAGCGGGATGTATAGACATAATGGATTGGATTTTGGTCCTGAACAGATTATTGGTCTTGGATCGGGCCTTCAGTTTGCCTATGGCTACAACCCCTTTGAAAAGAACTACAGAATTGAATTTATTTCTTCACAGCTGTTCTATTCTCTATTATCAAATACAGGTACATATGGTGAAGAATTTGAATTTTCGGATCAGGAGAAATCACTGACCAGAGTATTCGAATTAATTGACAGCAATATGCCTGTTCCGGTAATGATGGATCCTTTGTATTGTGAGGGTTTGATGAAACGGACCTCAAAAGAGTTTATTAAGTATATTCCATCACATATGATGGTGGTATATGGTTATGATTTGTCAAGTGGTCAGATATTCCTTTATGATAGCCCGCAGTTTAACCCCATAAGTATGAAAATAAATGATTTTGTAAAAGCCAGATGTTCTGGGCCTACTTTGCCGACAAACAAGCATATGGAGTTTTATTTTCCGGAGACCATCTTTCCATACCATATGTCAGTGAAGCTTGCGATCCGTAAAGTCATCAGTGTGTATAAATATTCAGAAAAACATCTTGCTCACAAATCCGGATTTCAGGCAATTGACCGATTTACAGGTAATGTAAAGAACTGGAGAGAGATATTCACTGATGCCGAAATAATAGATAATGCAAGATTATTTATGATGGGAGTAACCAATGGCCATGCTACCAAAGGAGCATTCAGAACACAGTATTCTATTTTTCTAAGTGAAGCGTCTGAAAGAATTGATAGCAATGGTTTTTATCAATCATCACAAATCTATTATGATCTGGGTAAATTATGGATAGAATTTCAAAAGTGTCTGAACATACTGATTAAAGATCCGGGAACCCATGAAATATGGAAAGATAAATCTTCTTTTTACCAGTTGCTCGATGAGATCAATGAGAAAGAAAAATTAGCGATTAATGTTTTAGAAAAAGAACTAATAAGTAATTAA